TTTGATGAGATCTTCTGATAGTAATCGAGAAAACTAATCACACACTCTTCAGTGAATCCCTTAAGCAAATGCGCTATTTTTTCAAAGGCCCGTAGATGATGGTCGACACTATAGTCGGCATTTATCAGAATAGGATCGTATCTCCAAATCACTCTCTTTTCTCCAATCTTTCCGGAAAGTTTTTTGAGGGTCTCGATAATCTCTCTCTTATTGCGAAGACCAGGCTCTACACTTCCATGATAGGGCGTAATCGTGAATTGAAAATAATAGCAGTAATCGGCAAAGTGATTCAGTCTGTCTAACATTTTGTGGGGATCCTTTGTCCAAAACACGAAACAGTCTACTGCTTCTGGATTTAGGATGACTTTGCTCACCTGATGGGGATTGAATGGATTCCTGACAAGAGCAAAGCCACTTTTCAAACGCTCTATCATCCACTCTGAATAAAAAGCAGGGATATCTGTCCTTCTGCTCGCACTTACTATCATTCCTGTCTCCTTTCGAGCGATGTTCAGTCTGATCTTCGTGAAATGCAAAATCATCACGGCTCGATTCGCCATTTCTAAAAAACATAACGTTTCCTGACCACTTCTATAATAATATTAAGACAGAAAATCATGGCGACTGAAGAAAGGAGGCATGTCTTTTGACTCGCAGAGAAAAAGAAGTAAATAATCAA
The Mesotoga infera DNA segment above includes these coding regions:
- a CDS encoding DUF1848 domain-containing protein gives rise to the protein MIVSASRRTDIPAFYSEWMIERLKSGFALVRNPFNPHQVSKVILNPEAVDCFVFWTKDPHKMLDRLNHFADYCYYFQFTITPYHGSVEPGLRNKREIIETLKKLSGKIGEKRVIWRYDPILINADYSVDHHLRAFEKIAHLLKGFTEECVISFLDYYQKISSNLRRLDARAPNEIEVRKIASHYSEVSSSEGMKLKTCSETVDLSEYGISHGSCIDGTLIETLTGKRIDRPKDRYQRAACHCVESVDIGAYNTCPNRCLYCYASFSEKSILRNHRSFDPKSPLLCSELQKRDEIAERKK